A section of the Leptotrichia sp. HSP-342 genome encodes:
- a CDS encoding lipoprotein, whose product MKKMIALIVLLLTVASCSELAELEAGHQQRMRERGMRCRYNYKGELQHCGYIN is encoded by the coding sequence ATGAAAAAAATGATAGCATTAATTGTATTATTATTAACAGTGGCAAGCTGTTCTGAACTTGCTGAGCTGGAAGCGGGGCATCAGCAAAGAATGAGAGAAAGAGGTATGAGATGCAGATATAATTATAAAGGAGAATTACAGCATTGTGGCTATATAAATTAA
- a CDS encoding competence/damage-inducible protein A, translated as MKTEIICVGTELLVGDIVNTNAQYISAKLTNIGIDLYYQTTVGDNYGRLMECLENAFKRVDLVITTGGLGPTIDDITKEVVANYFGEELEVIERYYDLIVKKYNERGFGEVASGGRKEASILKNSKLLENEVGLAPGFFYEKDNKKIIVLPGPPREMAWMVDNQVLPLLKQYSNDILLMKTLEIRGVPEGKIDDRLKDYFEMSNPTVAPYAKEGCVHVRIAMKGDRGSTDYLTAEIDKILNEIMEIYPQASEIKEN; from the coding sequence ATGAAAACAGAAATTATATGTGTTGGAACAGAATTATTAGTCGGAGATATTGTAAATACAAATGCACAGTATATTTCAGCAAAACTTACAAATATTGGTATTGATTTGTATTATCAAACTACGGTTGGGGATAATTATGGAAGACTTATGGAGTGTCTTGAAAATGCTTTTAAAAGGGTTGATTTAGTAATCACTACTGGAGGGCTTGGGCCTACAATTGATGATATTACAAAGGAAGTTGTAGCTAATTATTTTGGAGAAGAGCTAGAAGTAATTGAGCGGTACTATGACTTAATTGTAAAAAAATACAATGAAAGAGGTTTTGGAGAAGTAGCTTCTGGCGGGAGAAAAGAAGCTTCAATTTTAAAAAATTCAAAATTGCTAGAAAATGAAGTTGGTCTTGCACCAGGATTTTTTTATGAAAAGGATAATAAAAAAATAATAGTATTGCCAGGACCTCCTAGAGAAATGGCTTGGATGGTAGATAATCAAGTTTTACCACTTTTAAAGCAGTATTCAAATGATATTTTACTAATGAAAACTCTTGAAATAAGGGGAGTTCCAGAAGGAAAAATTGACGACAGGCTAAAAGATTATTTTGAAATGTCAAATCCAACTGTTGCTCCGTATGCGAAAGAAGGTTGTGTTCACGTAAGAATTGCCATGAAAGGTGATAGAGGGAGTACAGATTATCTGACTGCGGAAATTGATAAAATTTTGAATGAAATTATGGAAATCTATCCTCAAGCGTCAGAAATTAAAGAAAATTGA
- the rlmN gene encoding 23S rRNA (adenine(2503)-C(2))-methyltransferase RlmN gives MTNINIVEKIDILGMDLESLQEKFVEIGLKKFNASQVFDWLHNKLVFDFDEFSNISKKDREILKEKFYVAKLEFKTHQVSEDGDTEKFLFELKDRRLIESVLISHKNRHTLCVSSQIGCLIGCDFCATATMTYERNLSISEILLQYYYVQKYLLKRGEKLGNVVYMGMGEPFLNYDAVLGSINMLNSPKGQNFSKRNFTISTSGIVNGIKRFTENENQVNLAISLHSVRDDVRSEIMPINKTWGVKQLKESLLEYQKQTKNRITFEYILIDDLNCEPEDARELAGFLNSFSCLVNLIPYNPVGGKPYKTPSKQKQREFYKLLKDKNVNVTLRETKGQDIAAACGQLKAKKQMDFTKNI, from the coding sequence ATGACAAATATAAATATAGTTGAGAAAATTGATATTTTGGGGATGGATTTAGAGAGTTTGCAGGAGAAATTTGTTGAAATTGGTCTTAAAAAGTTTAATGCGAGTCAAGTTTTTGACTGGCTGCATAATAAACTGGTATTTGATTTTGATGAGTTTTCTAATATTTCCAAAAAAGACAGAGAGATTTTGAAAGAGAAATTTTATGTGGCAAAACTAGAGTTTAAGACACATCAAGTTTCGGAAGATGGGGATACTGAGAAATTTTTGTTTGAATTGAAGGACAGAAGATTGATTGAAAGTGTGCTTATTTCTCATAAAAATCGGCATACACTTTGCGTTTCTTCACAAATTGGATGTCTTATCGGATGTGATTTCTGTGCCACAGCTACAATGACTTATGAAAGAAATTTATCAATTTCTGAGATTTTACTACAATATTACTATGTTCAGAAATATTTACTTAAACGTGGAGAAAAATTAGGAAATGTAGTTTATATGGGGATGGGGGAACCGTTTTTAAATTATGATGCAGTTCTTGGTTCAATTAATATGTTAAATTCTCCTAAGGGGCAAAATTTTTCAAAAAGGAATTTTACAATTTCTACAAGCGGAATTGTAAATGGGATAAAAAGATTTACAGAAAATGAAAATCAAGTGAACTTAGCAATCTCATTACATTCAGTTAGAGATGATGTGAGAAGTGAAATTATGCCGATAAATAAAACATGGGGAGTAAAACAGTTAAAAGAATCACTTTTGGAATATCAGAAACAAACTAAAAATCGTATTACATTTGAATATATCTTGATTGATGATTTGAACTGCGAGCCTGAAGATGCAAGGGAACTGGCTGGATTCTTAAATTCATTTTCGTGTCTAGTAAACTTGATTCCTTATAATCCTGTCGGTGGAAAGCCTTATAAAACACCATCAAAACAAAAACAAAGAGAATTTTATAAATTATTAAAAGACAAAAATGTTAATGTAACGTTGCGAGAGACTAAAGGGCAGGACATTGCAGCGGCTTGTGGACAGTTGAAGGCAAAAAAACAGATGGATTTTACTAAAAATATTTAA
- a CDS encoding transglycosylase domain-containing protein, giving the protein MKKNNKEEKIVKPRKKFSLFSFFFKVFVFLFIIGAGAGAYLVYTVSKETPVDLIDGYAPVSPSVIYDINGNQIDTIMVQNRAPIGIGEIPLHVQNAFLAIEDRKFRTHHGFDFVRTARAAFLTITGRRREGGSTLTQQLAKNAFLSPEQTMTRKIKEAILAIEIERKYTKDEILENYLNTIYFGQGAYGIKNAAIKYFNKQPKQLSIAQAAILASLPKSPTKYSKIEHALERQKIVLHQMRNFGFITEEEYEKAVKEKITFVNGNIKSRNEEEQISTSNVAPEFTTVVLSEVRKILKIPEEDQKFLFDGYKIYATVDLDLQRAAYSAFNNNYNLKSRASLNGALLSIDPSNGFVKAMVGGKNYKKGNFNRALSSLRQPGSSYKPVVYLAALQKNMAMNTVMEDSPVKIGNWSPKNYDGVFRDSMTLAKALEISNNIIPVKLLQRVGINSAEKVWRDAGVVGGDFPKNYTLALGSISTRPIDMAMFYAALANGGYQVQPQYIYKIENKYGEVVYEAKPKMKKVYDSKDVAILTYMLENAVNYGTGQSAKVLKNGQLIPMAGKTGTTSDYVSAWFTGYTPTLATVVYVGNDDNKSMGPGMTGGAAAAPIWKTYMQTVVDLPNYNVGVFEFIDDYITRKDLTTRDIDLQIGLLDRDGVNKRTALFKTGTEPVESEGKFRNGITF; this is encoded by the coding sequence ATGAAAAAGAATAATAAAGAAGAAAAAATTGTAAAACCTAGAAAAAAATTTAGTTTATTTTCATTTTTTTTCAAAGTTTTTGTGTTTTTGTTTATAATCGGAGCTGGAGCGGGAGCTTATCTTGTTTATACGGTAAGCAAGGAAACGCCAGTTGATTTGATTGATGGATATGCACCTGTATCACCATCGGTAATTTATGACATTAATGGAAATCAAATAGATACGATAATGGTTCAAAATAGGGCGCCAATTGGAATTGGAGAAATTCCTTTACATGTGCAGAATGCGTTTTTGGCAATTGAGGATAGAAAATTTAGGACTCATCACGGATTTGACTTTGTGAGAACGGCAAGAGCGGCTTTTTTGACAATTACAGGAAGACGGCGTGAAGGAGGAAGTACACTTACTCAGCAGCTTGCAAAAAATGCGTTTTTATCACCAGAACAAACAATGACAAGAAAGATTAAAGAAGCGATTTTAGCAATAGAAATTGAAAGAAAGTATACAAAAGATGAAATTCTGGAAAATTACTTGAATACAATCTATTTTGGACAAGGAGCTTACGGAATAAAAAATGCGGCTATAAAATATTTTAATAAACAGCCAAAACAGCTTTCTATTGCACAAGCGGCAATTTTAGCGAGCCTTCCAAAATCTCCAACAAAATATTCAAAAATAGAACATGCGTTGGAAAGACAAAAGATTGTACTTCATCAAATGAGAAATTTTGGATTTATAACAGAGGAAGAATATGAGAAAGCTGTTAAAGAAAAAATTACGTTTGTAAATGGAAATATTAAAAGCCGTAATGAAGAGGAACAGATTTCGACTTCAAATGTGGCACCTGAATTTACAACAGTTGTATTAAGTGAAGTAAGAAAAATATTGAAAATACCTGAAGAAGACCAAAAATTCTTATTTGACGGTTATAAAATTTATGCAACAGTTGATTTAGATTTACAAAGAGCAGCTTATTCGGCATTTAACAACAATTATAACTTGAAGAGCCGAGCAAGCTTAAATGGTGCATTGCTTTCTATTGACCCAAGTAACGGGTTTGTAAAAGCAATGGTTGGAGGAAAAAATTATAAAAAAGGTAATTTTAATCGTGCGTTAAGTTCATTAAGACAGCCAGGTTCATCTTACAAGCCAGTAGTTTACCTTGCGGCACTGCAAAAAAACATGGCAATGAATACCGTTATGGAAGATTCACCAGTAAAAATTGGAAACTGGAGTCCAAAGAACTATGACGGAGTATTCAGAGACAGCATGACACTTGCTAAAGCATTGGAAATTTCCAACAATATAATACCAGTAAAACTATTGCAACGTGTTGGAATTAATTCGGCTGAAAAAGTATGGCGTGATGCAGGAGTTGTAGGAGGAGATTTTCCTAAGAACTATACGTTGGCACTTGGTTCAATTTCCACAAGACCAATAGATATGGCAATGTTTTATGCGGCACTTGCAAACGGAGGTTATCAAGTTCAGCCTCAATATATCTACAAAATCGAAAATAAATATGGTGAAGTTGTTTATGAAGCAAAACCAAAAATGAAAAAAGTTTACGATTCAAAAGATGTTGCAATATTAACTTATATGCTTGAAAATGCTGTAAATTATGGAACTGGACAATCTGCAAAAGTCTTAAAAAATGGACAGCTTATTCCAATGGCTGGAAAAACGGGAACAACTTCTGATTACGTTTCAGCGTGGTTTACAGGTTACACACCTACTCTTGCGACAGTAGTTTATGTCGGAAATGATGACAACAAGTCAATGGGGCCTGGAATGACTGGGGGAGCTGCAGCTGCACCAATTTGGAAAACTTACATGCAGACAGTAGTTGACTTGCCAAATTACAACGTTGGAGTCTTTGAATTTATAGACGATTATATTACAAGAAAAGATTTAACAACAAGAGATATTGACTTGCAAATCGGACTTCTTGACAGAGATGGAGTAAATAAACGAACAGCACTGTTTAAGACAGGGACAGAGCCAGTTGAGTCGGAAGGTAAGTTTAGGAATGGGATTACTTTCTAA
- a CDS encoding type II toxin-antitoxin system Phd/YefM family antitoxin: MIATNYSNIRNNFKKYCDKATRDYETIIVTRKNDENVVLMSEEEYNNLIENLYIMSNKDYYNELLKRKDEVEKGKVEKHDLIEVE; encoded by the coding sequence ATGATAGCTACAAATTATTCTAATATTAGAAATAATTTTAAAAAGTATTGTGATAAGGCAACAAGAGATTATGAAACAATAATTGTAACTAGAAAAAATGATGAAAATGTGGTATTAATGAGTGAAGAAGAATACAATAATCTTATAGAAAATTTGTATATTATGTCTAATAAAGATTATTATAATGAATTGTTGAAAAGAAAAGATGAGGTTGAAAAAGGGAAAGTTGAGAAACATGATTTAATTGAGGTGGAATAA
- a CDS encoding Txe/YoeB family addiction module toxin has product MNINWNSEAWKEYVDWQSKDKKVIKKINEIIKDIQRNGNEGIGKAEALKHELSGYWSRRITDKHRFIYKLTENEVIIIACANHYK; this is encoded by the coding sequence ATGAACATAAATTGGAATAGTGAAGCATGGAAGGAATATGTAGACTGGCAATCAAAAGATAAAAAAGTTATAAAAAAGATAAATGAAATTATAAAGGATATTCAGAGAAATGGAAATGAAGGAATAGGTAAAGCAGAGGCTTTAAAGCATGAATTAAGTGGGTATTGGAGCAGAAGAATAACTGATAAACACAGATTTATTTATAAATTGACTGAAAATGAAGTTATAATAATAGCTTGTGCTAATCATTACAAATAA
- a CDS encoding NCS2 family permease gives MSITNIQQTSGLKRLFPLLANENVNMKKEIMAGITTFLTMAYIIAVNPNILSKTGMDAGALVTATCFSAAIGCFLMGLIANLPFALASGMGLNAFFAFTVVLKGGISWQTALTAVFCEGIIFIFLTLFKVREAVVNSIPENMKHAVTGGIGVFIAFVGFSGSGLVVLNESTKVSMGHFSPAVIISFIGLFLIAILDKKNVRGSILYGIVLSSLLAWGYALINPAHAKELGIYLPSGIFKYESMMPVMGKLDFKLFTDFKMFGNLFVIVCTFLFVDFFDTVGTLVGVCSKADMLDENGNVPNVGRALMADAIATTAGAALGVSTVTTYVESSTGVIAGGRTGWTAITTGFLFLISMFFSPIFISIPGCATAPALIYVGYLMLSSVKNIDLHDILEGVPSFITITTMALTYSIGDGLTLGILSYVLINLFYNLFSKKEDRRHVSWVMVILGALFIVKLLFMS, from the coding sequence ATGAGTATTACTAATATTCAACAGACAAGCGGACTTAAACGGCTTTTCCCGCTTTTAGCAAATGAAAATGTCAATATGAAAAAGGAAATTATGGCAGGGATTACAACATTTCTTACAATGGCGTACATAATTGCTGTAAATCCAAATATTTTGTCAAAAACAGGTATGGATGCAGGGGCATTAGTTACAGCAACTTGTTTTTCAGCCGCAATTGGATGTTTTCTTATGGGCCTTATTGCAAATCTGCCTTTCGCTCTTGCCTCAGGTATGGGATTAAATGCTTTTTTTGCATTTACAGTTGTATTAAAAGGCGGTATCAGCTGGCAAACTGCTTTGACTGCTGTCTTCTGTGAAGGAATTATATTTATCTTTTTAACACTTTTTAAAGTACGTGAAGCTGTAGTAAATTCTATTCCAGAAAATATGAAACACGCTGTTACTGGTGGAATTGGAGTATTTATCGCATTTGTCGGCTTTTCAGGGAGTGGGCTGGTTGTTTTAAATGAATCTACCAAAGTTAGTATGGGACATTTTTCTCCAGCAGTTATTATTTCATTTATCGGATTATTCTTAATAGCTATTTTAGATAAAAAGAATGTACGTGGATCAATTCTTTATGGAATAGTATTGAGTTCTCTTCTAGCCTGGGGATATGCACTTATAAATCCTGCACATGCAAAAGAATTAGGAATTTATTTACCATCTGGTATCTTTAAATACGAGTCAATGATGCCTGTTATGGGGAAATTAGACTTTAAGCTATTTACTGATTTTAAAATGTTTGGAAATTTATTTGTTATAGTTTGTACATTCCTGTTTGTGGACTTTTTTGATACTGTCGGAACATTAGTAGGAGTATGTTCAAAAGCTGATATGCTAGATGAAAACGGAAATGTACCGAATGTAGGACGAGCTTTAATGGCTGACGCAATTGCAACTACAGCTGGTGCCGCACTTGGAGTTTCAACAGTTACAACGTATGTAGAAAGCTCAACAGGAGTTATCGCAGGAGGAAGAACAGGATGGACTGCTATCACAACAGGATTCCTATTCCTAATATCAATGTTTTTCTCACCAATATTTATTTCAATACCAGGATGTGCCACAGCTCCAGCTCTAATTTACGTTGGTTACCTAATGTTAAGTTCAGTTAAAAATATAGACTTGCACGATATTCTGGAAGGAGTCCCGTCTTTCATAACAATTACAACAATGGCCCTAACTTACAGTATCGGAGATGGTTTGACATTAGGAATATTATCTTACGTATTAATAAATCTATTTTACAATTTATTCTCGAAAAAAGAAGACAGAAGACACGTTTCATGGGTAATGGTTATTTTAGGGGCATTATTTATAGTTAAATTATTATTTATGTCATAA
- a CDS encoding hemolysin family protein, translating into MSEGSLLLQIVIIIILTGINAFFSSAEMAIVSLNKNKLKILIEDENKKAILLDNLLQEPSKFLSTIQVGITLAGFFASASAATGLSQYLSNALQPLNIPYSNQISMILITFLLSYVTLVFGELIPKRIALRNSEKIALSSVGVIVFISRLFSPFVKFLTFSTNLVLTILKMKEDNIEEKVSKEELRSLVEVGKEHGVINEAEQEMIENIIEFDEKIAREIMIPRTKVFLIDKNISIHELFENKEIGKYSRIPVYENEADNIVGVLLTKDLMMEAYKKGFDNIKVADLLQEAYFVPETKNVNELFNEMQLEKKHITILIDEYGGFSGIVTLEDLIEEVMGNIADEFDDEDLSIRQLSRNKYLINGDVSLNDLNDSFHFELESKYYDTLSGILIENLGYIPEDNENIEPITINGVVFKPQRVRNKKIEKVVMTFDKDKENNEKTKNKSNEDD; encoded by the coding sequence ATGTCTGAGGGCAGTTTATTATTACAGATTGTAATAATAATAATTTTAACGGGAATTAACGCTTTCTTTTCCAGTGCGGAAATGGCGATTGTTTCGTTAAACAAAAATAAATTAAAAATATTAATTGAAGATGAAAATAAAAAAGCAATTTTACTTGATAATTTGCTGCAGGAACCTAGTAAATTCCTGTCTACTATTCAAGTTGGAATTACTTTGGCAGGTTTTTTTGCATCAGCATCGGCAGCGACTGGTTTATCGCAATATTTGTCGAATGCATTGCAACCTTTGAATATCCCATATAGTAATCAGATTTCAATGATTTTAATAACTTTTCTGCTATCATATGTTACACTTGTCTTTGGGGAACTGATTCCAAAGAGAATTGCACTTAGAAATTCAGAAAAGATTGCTTTATCATCAGTTGGAGTTATTGTATTTATTTCAAGGTTATTTTCTCCATTTGTAAAGTTTTTGACATTTTCTACAAATTTGGTACTTACAATTTTGAAAATGAAAGAAGACAATATTGAAGAAAAAGTTTCTAAAGAGGAACTGCGTTCGCTGGTAGAAGTCGGTAAGGAACACGGTGTTATTAATGAAGCTGAACAGGAAATGATTGAGAATATTATTGAATTTGATGAAAAAATTGCACGTGAAATAATGATTCCAAGAACAAAAGTTTTTTTGATTGATAAAAATATCTCAATTCATGAACTTTTTGAAAATAAGGAAATTGGAAAATATTCACGTATTCCTGTTTATGAAAATGAAGCTGACAATATTGTTGGAGTATTGTTAACTAAAGATTTGATGATGGAAGCCTACAAAAAGGGATTTGACAACATAAAAGTGGCTGATTTGCTGCAAGAAGCGTATTTTGTGCCTGAAACAAAAAATGTAAATGAACTTTTTAATGAAATGCAGCTTGAGAAAAAGCATATTACTATTCTAATTGATGAATACGGAGGTTTTTCGGGAATTGTTACACTTGAAGACTTGATTGAGGAAGTTATGGGGAATATTGCTGACGAATTTGATGATGAAGACTTGTCAATCCGTCAATTGTCACGAAATAAATACTTAATTAATGGAGATGTTTCCTTAAATGACCTGAATGATAGCTTTCACTTTGAACTTGAATCTAAATATTATGATACTTTAAGCGGAATTTTAATTGAAAATTTAGGATATATTCCTGAAGACAATGAAAATATTGAGCCAATTACTATTAATGGTGTTGTATTCAAGCCACAGCGAGTTAGAAATAAAAAAATTGAAAAAGTTGTTATGACTTTTGACAAAGATAAAGAAAATAATGAAAAAACTAAAAATAAATCAAATGAGGATGATTAA
- a CDS encoding GNAT family N-acetyltransferase, which translates to MKEIRLAQEKDIPKIENLLEQILLVHHEGRPDIFKATGKKYTAKELTEMLNDSNKPIFVATDENDNVIGYIFCIFKQQTNHNVLTDIKTLFIDDLCVDESTRGQNTGKKLYDFALDFAKKEGCYNLTLDAWAKNTGAVRFYEKLGMKVQKYVFEEIL; encoded by the coding sequence ATGAAAGAGATTAGACTAGCACAAGAAAAAGATATTCCAAAAATAGAAAATTTACTGGAACAAATTTTATTAGTTCATCACGAAGGACGTCCAGATATTTTCAAGGCAACTGGGAAAAAATACACAGCAAAAGAATTAACAGAAATGTTAAACGACTCAAACAAGCCAATATTCGTAGCAACTGATGAAAATGATAACGTAATTGGCTATATTTTCTGTATTTTCAAGCAACAAACAAATCACAACGTACTAACTGATATAAAAACGTTATTTATTGATGACCTTTGTGTTGATGAAAGTACTCGTGGGCAGAATACCGGAAAGAAATTGTATGATTTTGCCTTAGATTTTGCAAAAAAAGAAGGGTGTTATAATTTAACATTGGATGCTTGGGCTAAGAATACTGGAGCTGTTAGATTTTATGAAAAATTAGGAATGAAAGTTCAGAAGTATGTTTTTGAAGAGATTTTGTAA
- the argH gene encoding argininosuccinate lyase, which produces MKKMWEGRFHKETNKLLEKFNASITFDKRMYEEDIAGSIAHSRMLAKQGIIAENEQKDIENRLLQIKDEIEKGEFEFRIEDEDIHMSIEKRLTQIIGALAGKLHTARSRNDQVALDVRMYVRKEAREISNLLVKMENVLLGLAEKYKNVIIPGYTHLQRAQPILFSHHLMAYFQMFKRDISRIEDFLKRSDEMPLGAGALAGTTFNLDRHFVAEELGFSKPTENSLDSVSDRDFIIELAMIISVISMHLSRFSEEIIIWCTSEFSFINLDDAFATGSSIMPQKKNPDIAELVRGKTGRIYGNLMGILTTMKALPLAYNKDMQEDKEGIFDSIDNIKLSIEIFYLMLDTITVNNEKIYTSMQAGFLNATDVADYLAKHNVPFRQAHKIVGEIVSYCEDKKIAIDDMKLEEFHKFSDIFKDDILSEITIENCVNKRNSYGGTSIKNVEMQIENGRKFLETL; this is translated from the coding sequence ATGAAAAAAATGTGGGAAGGTCGATTCCATAAGGAAACTAATAAATTGTTAGAAAAATTTAATGCCTCAATTACATTTGATAAAAGAATGTATGAAGAGGATATTGCTGGAAGCATTGCACACAGCAGAATGCTTGCTAAGCAAGGGATTATTGCAGAGAACGAGCAAAAAGATATTGAAAATAGGTTGCTTCAAATAAAGGATGAAATTGAAAAGGGAGAATTTGAGTTTAGAATTGAAGATGAGGATATTCATATGTCGATTGAGAAAAGGCTGACACAGATTATTGGGGCATTGGCTGGAAAACTGCATACTGCCAGAAGCCGAAACGATCAGGTGGCTCTTGACGTGCGAATGTATGTACGAAAAGAAGCTCGTGAAATCTCAAATTTACTTGTAAAAATGGAAAATGTACTGCTAGGGCTTGCTGAAAAATATAAAAATGTTATTATTCCTGGATATACTCATTTACAAAGGGCTCAGCCGATTTTATTCTCTCATCATTTGATGGCTTATTTTCAAATGTTTAAAAGGGATATTTCGAGAATTGAGGACTTTCTCAAAAGAAGTGATGAAATGCCACTTGGAGCAGGGGCATTGGCTGGAACTACATTTAATCTTGATAGACATTTTGTGGCAGAAGAACTTGGATTTTCAAAGCCTACGGAAAATAGTCTTGATTCTGTAAGCGACAGAGATTTTATAATTGAGCTTGCAATGATTATTTCAGTAATTTCAATGCACTTGTCAAGATTTTCAGAAGAAATTATTATCTGGTGCACATCCGAATTTTCATTTATAAATCTAGATGATGCCTTTGCAACTGGCTCTTCAATTATGCCACAGAAAAAAAATCCCGACATTGCCGAACTTGTAAGAGGAAAAACTGGCAGAATCTACGGAAATCTTATGGGAATTTTGACAACAATGAAGGCACTTCCGCTAGCTTATAACAAGGATATGCAGGAAGACAAGGAAGGAATTTTTGACTCTATTGACAATATCAAATTATCCATCGAAATTTTCTACCTAATGCTTGACACAATAACAGTAAACAACGAAAAAATCTACACTTCAATGCAAGCAGGATTCCTAAACGCAACAGATGTAGCCGATTACCTTGCAAAACACAATGTTCCGTTCAGACAGGCACATAAAATCGTTGGAGAAATCGTATCCTACTGCGAAGATAAGAAAATCGCAATTGATGACATGAAACTCGAAGAATTTCATAAATTTTCTGATATTTTCAAAGACGATATTCTTTCAGAAATCACAATTGAAAACTGTGTAAACAAACGAAATTCGTATGGTGGAACTTCCATAAAAAATGTCGAAATGCAAATTGAAAATGGAAGGAAATTTTTAGAAACTTTATAA
- a CDS encoding M48 family metallopeptidase codes for MKKYSKILFLVTVTTMLSSCAVAPLTGRRQLKLVSDESVAESSVSTYRQLIQQAGAKGLLANNTAEGQRLRRIGGKISTAVEKYLNENGMSNKVSSLQWEFNLIKTNEINAFAMPGGKIAFYTGILPVLNTDGGIAFVMGHEIGHVIGGHHAEASSNKALAGIAATVTDAVTGGNAVSSIVSGGLSITLLKFNRTQEYEADKYGMIFMAMAGYNPNEAITALERMDSMAGSSRSDILSTHPSGKNRIEAARKFLPEAMKYYNAR; via the coding sequence ATGAAAAAATATTCAAAAATATTATTTTTAGTAACAGTAACAACGATGCTTTCAAGCTGTGCAGTTGCTCCGCTTACTGGGAGAAGACAGTTAAAGCTGGTAAGTGATGAGAGTGTAGCAGAAAGCTCAGTTTCTACATATAGACAGCTTATTCAGCAGGCAGGAGCTAAGGGACTTTTGGCGAATAATACAGCTGAGGGACAACGGTTGAGAAGAATTGGAGGTAAAATTTCTACAGCAGTTGAGAAGTATTTGAATGAAAATGGAATGTCAAATAAGGTATCCAGCTTACAGTGGGAATTTAATCTAATAAAAACTAATGAAATAAATGCATTTGCAATGCCAGGTGGTAAGATTGCCTTTTATACTGGAATATTACCAGTTCTGAATACTGATGGAGGAATTGCGTTTGTAATGGGACACGAAATTGGCCATGTTATTGGAGGTCATCATGCCGAAGCTTCAAGTAACAAGGCTCTTGCAGGAATTGCCGCAACTGTAACAGATGCTGTAACAGGTGGAAATGCTGTATCTTCAATTGTTTCTGGCGGACTTTCAATTACTCTTCTGAAATTTAACAGAACTCAGGAATACGAGGCGGATAAATATGGAATGATATTTATGGCAATGGCTGGATATAATCCAAATGAAGCCATTACAGCTCTTGAAAGAATGGATTCGATGGCTGGAAGCAGTAGGTCAGATATTTTATCAACTCATCCATCTGGAAAAAATAGAATTGAAGCGGCAAGAAAATTCTTGCCTGAAGCAATGAAATATTATAATGCAAGATAA